The Arachis ipaensis cultivar K30076 chromosome B10, Araip1.1, whole genome shotgun sequence DNA window TGAGACTATAAGATTTGGATACTGCTTGCTCTCTAATTGGGACTATGATGATGACATGCATGCACTACAACATTTCAAGCTTTAGGTTACGATTTTTTTTGTCATATCTAAAAACTGTAACCTAAAATCCTCTATAATTATGGTTTTTTGTCGTAACCATAAAAAAATGCTTTTAGTCACAATTTATTTTAAAACTGTGACTATATAGTCACAGTTTTGAAGATAACCTtttataattttagattttaCACGACACTTTTTTGTTGCCACATTCAGAAACTGTGACCTAAAAGTGTCTATATGCATGCAGGGCATGATTTTGATGATGATCTCAGTGTCGTCTTTGAAGAACGATAAGCTTTTCTTCTTATCACTTTATGTGTTAGCAATGGGAGATGGAGGCCATAAGCCTTGCGTCCAAACTTTTGCGGCGGATCAGTTTGATGGGAACATGGAAGACCAAAGAGAAGCTAAGAGCTCTTTCTTTAATTGGTGGTACTTAGCCATTGTTCTTGCATGCACTTCCTCTGTTTTTCTTGTCGTTTATATACAGGTATTTAATTTCatttgttaaaatataaaatgttaAAGAACTAATATTTTTAGTAGATAAAAATGAAGAATTCGTTAGTATTCACTTGAATGCAAAAAAAACATGAGAGAAAAATATTAATCACATAATattttttacaataaaataatttcCACAGTATACAACAAAACACATGCATAACTTAAAAAACAATTGTGACATGCACACAAAAAATCAATCACTAAATTAATtataatgtatttgtatataaatatataagttatttaatttatttttaatgcatattttgtattttaatatatattctatacTAGTGACTGATTTAGTAACAGATTCTTTATATACATCTAATGTAGTTAAATTTTTTCTATCAACTTTTTTGGATACACCTAAAAATAATACCATCATATATATAATTACAGGAAAATGTTGGGTGGGCAGCAGCACTAGCATTGCCATCAGGAGTGTGGACAGTGGCAATAGCAGTGTTCTTTATTGGAATcaaaagatacaaaaaagaaaCTCCAAAAGGGAGTTCCTTTATTTCTATTGCCCAAGTTCTTGTTGCTTCATGTCGCAAATGGAACCTCAAACATGACACTTCTGTCTATTATTATGGTGATCACTACCATGACCAAATAGAACACACAGATCAACTCAGGTGTgttttattattagtttttctttgtattttatattagaatttaattttaatacactctcaatgtaaaataattttacacgtaCGTCTAATTATATAACGGCAAGTCAGTGAAAATAATTTTCTGTTATATTGACTGCATGAatgatcataaaaaaaataactgaTGTAATTAGATGACGGTATAGAATGTTTTATATTATTAATGTATCAAAGTTAAActctttatattattatattgctTGACACATGCATAGAAGTAATCATTAATTACTCAATTAATAAGTATAGAgaactaatttttaattagttaacgttaatcaattttttattatgaaattattttttttaacccTCATGTTTTAGAAGTTTTAAGGATTAGGATTAAGATTTGGGTTTAGAATTAAGAAATTAAGATTTGGGTTTAGAATTTTACTGAAATTTATTACAGATTTTTGGACAAGGCAATGATGATGGATGAACATGATGTTACAAACAACACGAGAGAACCATGGAGGTTAAGCTCAATGACACAAGTTGAAGAAGTAAAGCTTGTCCTTCGTTTAATTCCCATATGGCTAAATTGTTTGATGTTCGTTGTTGTCCAAAATCAAATGAGCACATTTTTCATCAAACAAGGTAGCACATTGAACCGTACCATAGGAAAAATAGGGTTTCAAATCCCTCCAGCATCACTTCAAGGTGTTGTAGGAATCGTAATCCTTTGTGGTGTTCCCATCTATGACCGTGTTTTCGTGCCGATTGCTAGAAAGTTCACAAAACATCCGTCCGGCATAACGGTATTACAGAGGATTGGAGTTGGTCTGGTTCTGTCTATACTTAACATGGTTGTTTCAGCACTCGTAGAGGCCAAAAGGATAGCTATTGCTATACAATATAATCTCGTCGACGATCCCAAATCGGTTATACCGTTGAGTATTTGGTGGTTGTTACCTCAATACGCAATTCTTGGAACTGCCGACGCACTCGCAGTCGTCGGACTCCAAGAATTGTTCTATAGTCAGATGCCGGAGGGACTAAGAAGTTTGGGAGCAGCGGCATATGTTAGCCTCTTTGGAGTTGGGAGTTTTGTGGCAAATGCAATAATAGATGTTGTGATTGCAATCACTTCAAGAATTGGTTATAAATGGTTAGGAAATAATTTGAATAAGGCACATCTTGATTACTATTATTGGTTATTGGCTGGATTAGGTGCTCTTAACCTATGTGTTTATCTAAGGATTGCCAATGGTTTTGTTTATAAAAAGTTTCATGAGCTAAATTAGCTTATGGTGATGCATGTATATAACTTGACAAAAGATTTGTTTGTGGAAAATGCAATaagaaagtaatttttttttagtcCATAATTATTCTGctaatttgtattttaaattgTTCGGGTGGTTAATCTTGTTAAAATGCAATTCAATCTTATTAAAAAGGAGGTTAATGTTGTAGCTAATTTGTTAGCGAAGAGAGGAGCGTCAAATGAGACAGAATTCACCGAGTGGTTGAAATCTTGGTCGGAATTGTGAGATCGATGCTCTCCACCATGACCTTGTTATACtgtcttgttaatttttttttatttctaggaCCGGGTTTCCTGTTCTAACTTTTTCTTAGACAACAAAAAAAAACTTGTTCGGATGGTTAACTTAATTTGGTGCATTTTAGTCCAATTTAACATTTAACTAGATAGCGAGTTGCCTTATGGTTAAATTTTAACATGATATTGGAGGTATAATTATCTCATAGTGGTTAGCCTTTAGCAAGTTGTTGGAGGAATTGAAATTTAGTTAATTCTTACTTATTTTAGGATTAATTTTGACTGATAATATAGGTTTGAGATTTGTGAGGCGAGGAAGAATGTCGAACAATTTATTTGTcaaaaaaatgcaataaaaacaaaaatttgtttTGCATTTTATTGGTGAGTTCAAATAGGGAGTTATTTTTCGACtaatatcaattaattttttaaaattttaaattttaaattctaatttttaaatcTAATTCTCATATATTTTAACTCTAAACCCTCCAAAAATaggttaaaaataatttataataaaaaacccCTAATATCGACTAATTAAAAAATGGTTCTCTATATTTATTCTTGATTCATTGCTTCCATGACCAATACCAACAACAATCTTAATACTACCTTGGAATGTTTGTATTGTGTGTAGAAATGACAATATAGAAAAATAGAGATGAGGAACACTCCATTTCCCACCTCACacactgaaattttttttttttaatctcaaTTTCCATTtttaataatagaaaaatattcCTCTCCATATTCTCATAATTCCTCAGAGTGATTTTTTGCCTATTTTCGTCTCCAATTCGAATATCTCTAATTTCGTGTGTCAGGTGAGTTGACTAAAAATGGAGTAATAATTCTAATGCAAAAATCCAAAGGAAAAATTGATTTAATAAGTACAAATAAAGTGCATTTAATTAGTCAATGGTATAGAAATAATAATGGTGGTCAACAAAATTAAaaccaaaattaattttaatataaaatagattCCCATTTATTTGTCCAAAACAGAAATCTTTGACCTTATCCTCATAAAGATAAATATTTAATTGAGAGAATCCTtagataaattaataataatataaatttaattttgatgcactatcACTCTAAAATAGTTTTATACGTGTATTTAATTACAGTAAAAATAACTATCTTTCATATTGATCACGTGAATAGTCATTCAAAATAACGGATATAATTACACaactgtgtaaaatattttatattgttaatactttaaaattaaacttttttaCGCATATTTCCAAACTAAGGCTACATTAAATTtggatgtttttttttatattttagatttttttataaaataattttacaattattttaaatatttgttgttatttgattttagatattttttattaaattttaaatattttttataataatttaaatttatatttcttaaaaaaaattactaattaaCTGCCCCCTAATTAGTTATCCAGTGAAATTGGTTTCCAAACTAAGGCTACATTAATTTATTGTCTTCGGTTTGTGTCTATATAGTACTAACtactataaatataaatatactgTATATAGtaaatatattttctcttctttttttccttcttctattaaTTTGGTCATTATATATCATGGAAAGAAGCTCCAATAGTGACACAAGCAAGCACCTCCTCCAACCCCACCCCAAAA harbors:
- the LOC107621224 gene encoding protein NRT1/ PTR FAMILY 5.4-like; this translates as MALIKSSSSSESEREIRKGLIRHGQHHTNTIKGGWHAAIFIICVEFAQQFAFTGLSSNLITYLTNEIHESITEATKNVNTWLGVSSLFPLLGGFIADSYLGRFNTVVISSFIYLLGMILMMISVSSLKNDKLFFLSLYVLAMGDGGHKPCVQTFAADQFDGNMEDQREAKSSFFNWWYLAIVLACTSSVFLVVYIQENVGWAAALALPSGVWTVAIAVFFIGIKRYKKETPKGSSFISIAQVLVASCRKWNLKHDTSVYYYGDHYHDQIEHTDQLRFLDKAMMMDEHDVTNNTREPWRLSSMTQVEEVKLVLRLIPIWLNCLMFVVVQNQMSTFFIKQGSTLNRTIGKIGFQIPPASLQGVVGIVILCGVPIYDRVFVPIARKFTKHPSGITVLQRIGVGLVLSILNMVVSALVEAKRIAIAIQYNLVDDPKSVIPLSIWWLLPQYAILGTADALAVVGLQELFYSQMPEGLRSLGAAAYVSLFGVGSFVANAIIDVVIAITSRIGYKWLGNNLNKAHLDYYYWLLAGLGALNLCVYLRIANGFVYKKFHELN